The following proteins come from a genomic window of Scomber japonicus isolate fScoJap1 chromosome 4, fScoJap1.pri, whole genome shotgun sequence:
- the LOC128356921 gene encoding PHD and RING finger domain-containing protein 1-like, producing the protein MDNLSVLNADGAEPDVDKCHICLSPFTEQTVASLNSCQHVFCLQCILQWSKTANTCPVDRISFTFIHPGGDAQKKIKVRTHRKEEEEDDDDDEEERSHAVICEECGRSDRRHRLLVCIHCDSGYHMDCLTPSLSTNPEGDWVCADCVVTPHHTEGSVVEEYISDGELTDLLADVDEMPSTSSRLRPSTMNQPSSSTGRRRHSQRIQSRASSSPNPRPQTSWHVPKYLIRASKPAVTTDEPLPHSDTGSSASDNLKMRKRRKRAT; encoded by the exons ATGGATAATTTATCTGTGTTAAACGCGGACGGAGCAGAGCCAGATGTGGATAAATGTCACATCTGTCTGAGTCCCTTCACAGAGCAGACTGTGGCTTCTCTGAACAGCTGCCAGcatgttttctgtcttcagtGTATCCTTCAGTGGTCCAAG ACAGCAAACACTTGTCCAGTGGATCGGATCAGCTTCACCTTCATCCATCCTGGAGGCGATGCTCAAAAGAAG ATCAAAGTGAGGACGcacagaaaggaggaggaggaggatgatgatgatgatgaagaggagcggAGCCATGCTGTTATCTGTGAGGAATGCGGACGCAGCGACCGTCGGCACCGACTGCTGGTGTGCATACACTGTGACTCAGG GTATCATATGGACTGCTTGACACCTTCATTAAGCACAAACCCAGAAGGTGACTGGGTTTGTGCTGATTGTGTTGTCACTCCTCATCATACAG AAGGCTCAGTGGTAGAAGAATATATCAGTGATGGGGAGCTAACGGACCTGTTAGCCGACGTAGATGAGATGCCGTCTACCAGCAGTCGCCTTCGACCCTCCACCATGAATCAGCCCAGCAGCTCCACCGGACGACGACGACACAGCCAGAGGATCCAGAGCAGAGCAAGCAGCAGTCCTAACCCTCGCCCCCAAACCTCCTGG CACGTGCCTAAATACTTGATACGAGCATCAAAGCCTGCAGTCACAACAGATGAACCGCTTCCACACAGCGACACCGGCAGCAGTGCGTCAGATA atttaaagatgagaaaaagaaggaagcgTGCAACTTGA
- the LOC128356920 gene encoding lysophosphatidic acid receptor 6, translating into MRINLRYLDFHFTAFTRKKNTQPATMNETHANCSDPSVDYQYYFFPVVYSLALAVGLPGNLATLFVFTFKITPRTAFSVYIRNLALADILILCTLPFRIHYHLNGNKWVFGAPICSITGILFYANIYMSICFMMCICVDRYMATVHPHTYLRLRSTWYSLIVSVTLWGVAGVAMLVFLLLGPLETNESGSQSCFENFAKTEWETRLGVYSMLGLVFGSLLPSLIILVCYPLAARRISMMGTNTAQKAVRVIYTILAIMVLCFLPNHVVYLLHFLRRLDVIQSCSYGNAIYHARRVTMALVILNTCLDPLLYFVSTSHFKWKSLKMTWLWGRFRRNRGVYVVAIS; encoded by the coding sequence ATGAGAATCAACCTACGCTATCTCGATTTTCATTTCACTGCATtcacgagaaaaaaaaacactcaaccTGCAACCATGAACGAGACGCATGCCAACTGCAGTGACCCTTCAGTGGACTACCAGTACTATTTCTTCCCAGTTGTCTACAGTTTAGCTCTAGCTGTGGGTCTACCGGGTAACCTAGCAACCCTCTTCGTCTTCACCTTCAAGATTACCCCCCGCACAGCTTTCAGCGTGTACATCAGGAATCTGGCTCTAGCCGACATCCTCATCCTGTGTACTCTACCCTTTCGGATCCACTACCACCTCAACGGTAACAAATGGGTGTTCGGGGCCCCCATCTGCAGCATCACGGGGATCCTGTTCTACGCCAACATCTACATGAGCATCTGTTTCATGATGTGCATCTGCGTGGACCGCTACATGGCCACCGTACATCCTCACACCTATCTGAGGCTGAGGAGCACATGGTACTCTTTGATTGTGAGTGTGACGCTTTGGGGTGTCGCTGGAGTCGCCATGCTGGTCTTTCTCCTCCTGGGCCCTCTGGAAACCAACGAATCTGGAAGCCAAAGCTGCTTCGAGAACTTCGCCAAGACTGAGTGGGAGACGCGTTTAGGGGTGTACAGCATGCTGGGCCTCGTCTTTGGCTCACTGCTGCCCTCTTTAATCATCCTGGTGTGTTACCCTCTGGCTGCGAGGCGCATCTCCATGATGGGGACTAACACAGCCCAAAAAGCCGTGAGGGTCATTTACACCATCCTGGCTATAATGGTGCTGTGCTTCCTCCCAAACCACGTAGTGTACCTGCTGCACTTCCTCCGACGCTTGGACGTCATCCAGAGTTGCTCTTACGGCAACGCCATCTATCACGCCCGACGGGTCACCATGGCCCTCGTCATCCTCAACACATGCCTGGACCCTTTGCTTTACTTTGTGTCCACCAGCCACTTCAAATGGAAGAGCTTGAAGATGACATGGCTGTGGGGAAGATTCAGGAGGAATAGAGGCGTTTATGTCGTCGCaatcagctga
- the ints11 gene encoding integrator complex subunit 11, giving the protein MPEIKVTPLGAGQDVGRSCILVSIGGKNIMLDCGMHMGYNDDRRFPDFSYIIQNGRLTDFLDCVIISHFHLDHCGALPYMSEMVGYDGPIYMTHPTKAICPILLEDFRKITVDKKGETNFFTSQMIKDCMKKVIPLNLHQTVQVDDELEIKAYYAGHVLGAAMVHIKVGSESVVYTGDYNMTPDRHLGAAWIDKCRPDILISESTYATTIRDSKRCRERDFLKKVHESIERGGKVLIPVFALGRAQELCILLETFWERMNLKAPIYFSTGLTEKANHYYKLFITWTNQKIRKTFVQRNMFEFKHIKPFDRSYADNPGPMVVFATPGMLHAGQSLQIFKKWAGNEKNMVIMPGYCVQGTIGHKILNGQRKLEMEGRSTLDVKLQVEYMSFSAHADAKGIMQLIRMAEPRNMLLVHGEAVKMEFLKGKIEQEFSIDCYMPANGETTTVTTNPSVPVDMSLNLLKREMALGGPLPDPKKPRTMHGTLIMKENSLKLVSSEQALKELGLNEHQLRFTCRVQLQDPHSDPDTLHRIYTHLKSVLKGYTIQHLPDGTVMVESIVIKVSSSAEDSKTKVILLSWSYQDEDLGSFLSNLLKKGLPSGLC; this is encoded by the exons ATGCCTGAAATTAAAGTAACACCGCTAG GTGCTGGACAGGATGTCGGCCGCAGCTGCATCCTCGTCTCTATCGGAGGCAAAAACATCATGCTGGACTGTGGCATGCACATGGGATACAACGATGAT AGACGATTCCCAGATTTTTCCTACATAATCCAGAATGGACGCCTGACCGACTTCCTGGACTGTGTGATCATCAG TCATTTCCACTTGGACCACTGCGGCGCTCTGCCCTACATGAGTGAGATGGTGGGCTACGACGGACCCATCTACATGACCCATCCCACTAAGGCCATTTGTCCCATTTTGCTAGAAGATTTCCGTAAGATCACCGTCGACAAAAAGGGAGAAACAAACTTCTTCACCTCTCAGATGATCAAGGACTGCATGAAGAAAGTAATACCTTTGAACCTCCACCAAACCGTCCAG GTGGATGATGAGCTAGAGATCAAGGCGTACTATGCAGGCCATGTCCTGGGAGCCGCCATGGTGCACATCAAAGTGGGATCAGAGTCTGTGGTCTACACT ggagACTATAACATGACACCAGACAGGCATTTAGG TGCCGCATGGATCGATAAGTGCCGTCCAGACATCCTCATCTCAGAGTCCACGTATGCCACCACCATCCGAGACTCaaagagatgcagagagagagactttttGAAGAAAGTGCATGAAAGCatagaaagaggaggaaag GTTCTCATTCCAGTTTTCGCCCTCGGAAGAGCTCAAGAACTCTGCATCCTGTTGGAAACATTTTG GGAGAGAATGAACCTGAAGGCACCAATCTACTTCTCCACCGGCCTGACGGAGAAAGCTAATCATTACTACAAGCTTTTCATAACGTGGACCAACCAGAAGATCCGAAAAACGTTTGTACAGAGAAACATGTTTGAGTTTAAACACATCAAGCCGTTCGATCGCTCCTACGCAGACAATCCTGGACCTATG GTGGTGTTTGCTACACCAGGTATGCTGCACGCCGGTCAGTCGTTGCAGATCTTCAAGAAATGGGCGGGAAATGAGAAGAACATG GTAATCATGCCGGGGTATTGTGTACAAGGAACAATCGGTCACAAGATCCTGAATGGACAAAGAAAActggagatggaaggaagatcaaca CTGGATGTGAAGCTGCAGGTGGAGTACATGTCCTTCAGCGCCCACGCCGACGCTAAGGGCATCATGCAGCTCATCCGTATGGCCGAGCCTCGTAACATGCTGCTGGTACACGGAGAGGCGGTGAAGATGGAGTTCCTCAAGGGCAAAATAGAGCAAGAGTTTA gCATTGATTGCTACATGCCCGCCAACGGAGAGACAACCACTGTAACGACTAACCCCAGCGTACCTGTGGATATGTCACTCAACCTGCTCAAGAGGGAGATGGCTCTAGGAG GGCCTCTACCTGATCCCAAAAAGCCTCGCACAATGCATGGAACCCTGAtcatgaaagaaaat AGTCTGAAGCTGGTGTCGTCGGAGCAGGCCCTGAAGGAGCTGGGCCTCAACGAGCATCAGTTACGCTTCACCTGCCGCGTGCAGCTCCAAGACCCCCACAGCGACCCGGACACGCTCCACAGAATCTACACACACCTGAAGAG CGTATTAAAAGGTTACACCATCCAGCACCTCCCTGATGGCACCGTCATGGTCGAGTCTATCGTCATCAAAGTCTCCTCCTCCGCTGAAGACAGTAAAACTAAGGTCATACTGCTGTCCTGGAGTTATCAG gATGAGGATCTGGGGAGCTTCCTTTCAAACCTGCTGAAAAAAGGACTTCCATCTGGACTGTGCTGA
- the cptp gene encoding ceramide-1-phosphate transfer protein: MADSVTVEDQKFCLKEVLNTFKLCLSENKEVYLEHYVAGWRGLIKFLNCLGSVFGFISKDAVNKIQILVNHMNDENGSQYITVQSMVKYELENELVDLTKRGSHPESGCRTLLRLHRALRWLELFLERLRTSNEDSKTSVMCAEAYNESLSQHHPWVVRKAAGMAFCMLPGRLSFFEVMNVGQPEQVVAMLGEALPLISEVYQITEDLYAQHNMLDLP; the protein is encoded by the exons ATGGCTGATTCTgtgactgtagaagatcagaaaTTCTGCTTAAAGGAGGTGCTCAACACTTTTAAACTGTGTCtgtcagaaaataaagaagtCTACCTTGAACACTACGTTGCTGGCTGGCGTGGACTAATAAA GTTTCTGAACTGCTTGGGAAGCGTCTTTGGCTTCATTTCCAAGGACGCTGTCAACAAGATCCAGATCCTGGTCAACCACATGAACGACGAGAACGGGTCCCAGTACATCACCGTCCAGTCCATGGTCAAATACGAGCTGGAGAACGAACTGGTCGACCTCACCAAGCGAGGCAGCCACCCTGAGTCCGGCTGCCGCACTCTGCTGAGGCTCCACCGTGCGCTGAGGTGGCTGGAGCTCTTCTTGGAGCGCCTCCGTACCAGCAACGAGGACTCCAAGACCTCCGTCATGTGTGCGGAGGCCTACAACGAGTCCCTCTCCCAGCACCATCCTTGGGTGGTCCGTAAAGCCGCGGGCATGGCCTTCTGCATGCTTCCAGGCCGCCTCTCGTTCTTTGAAGTGATGAATGTAGGCCAGCCGGAGCAGGTCGTTGCCATGCTGGGGGAAGCTCTGCCTCTTATCTCTGAGGTGTATCAGATCACAGAGGACCTTTACGCTCAACATAACATGCTGGATTTACCTTAG
- the ubxn10 gene encoding UBX domain-containing protein 10 gives MHLTRPKSSKGRSRPAVNTSLYGGDTDRPPESGLSRPDKTLRSQSQPIMWQAGQLSQDQVLQMLQQAPAALPQSLNKYKVLPSIERRRSEASPARNLDKQMSKLHLSFEVNKRSDGIQPPPDPDTKITKEIQEDGSFGSLLLAIRAPCGRRYQQHFDPSDALWKVRASAEARYGTRYGEVSVETMDVPRRTFTDMDMTLGQCGIVNRSVLCISQTDSEVEQERV, from the exons ATGCATTTAACAAGACCTAAATCCTCCAAAGGACGAAGCAGGCCCGCTGTCAACACCTCTCTGTATGGAGGTGACACAGACAGACCACCTGAGTCTGGATTAAGTAGGCCTGATAAAACCCTGCGCTCCCAGTCTCAGCCCATAATGTGGCAGGCCGGCCAGCTGAGCCAAGATCAAGTCCTGCAGATGTTGCAACAAGCCCCTGCTGCCCTTCCACAGTCTTTAAACAAGTACAAGGTGCTCCCATCCATCGAGAGGAGGAGGTCAGAGGCGAGTCCTGCAAGAAATCTGGATAAACAGATGTCAAAGCTGCACCT CAGCTTTGAGGTGAACAAGAGATCTGATGGGATTCAACCTCCTCCTGATCCAGACACAAAAATAACCAAAGAGATACAAGAAGATGGCTCTTTTGGTAGTTTGCTGTTAGCCATCAGGGCCCCATGTGGGAGGAGGTATCAGCAGCACTTTGACCCCTCAGACGCTCTGTGGAAGGTGAGAGCCAGCGCAGAGGCCAGGTACGGGACCAGGTACGGAGAGGTTTCCGTGGAGACCATGGACGTGCCACGCAGGACCTTCACAGACATGGATATGACTTTGGGCCAGTGTGGCATCGTGAACAGATCCGTGCTGTGCATCTCTCAGACTGACAGCGAGGTGGAGCAGGAGAGAGTCTGA